The Ignavibacteriales bacterium sequence TTTATCAATTGGAAAGAGGCCGATCATTCTGTTACCGTTAGATAATTCCTCTAAGACTGTATCTCTGAAATTTTCTCTTTCCTCAAAAGGAATTACGGCTAGATCGAATGACTGGTTATTTTGAACTTCGAGCGGTATCATAAATTCATACCAAAATCTTTTGTTATACTAATTATGTTTTGATAAATAACATCCGGTGAAAGAACGGATATTGTTGTTAAAAGAATTAAAAGAAGAATTACAGTCAAGTGGATAAAATCAAAATGTTCAGTTCCTGCTTCAGAATTATCGTCATTGTTTTTTTTATAAAGCATAGAGAAAATGATCTTGCCCATATTAATAAAAATAAAAAGAAGGAAGAACATTGTTAATACTAGAAGAGCCGGTTTGTTAGAAAAGAGCATTCCTTCAAATATTTTTATTTCACTGAAAAATATTCCGAACGGTGGAATTCCCGAGATTCCTAAAAAAGCCAAAAGAAATAACCAGCCTGTCTTCGGCATTCTATTTAAAACTGATGAAACCTTTGAGACTTCTCTTGTTTTGTATTTACTATGAATATTACCTGCTGTAAGAAACAAAATTACTTTCATTATTGAATTATAAATTGCATGATACATCGCACCAACGAATGCCAACCCGCCAATTCCTATTCCTAAAGTTATTAATCCCAAATGTTCAACACTGGAATATGCGAGCATTCTTTTATAGTTGGTTACTTTGAACATGAAAACAAATGCTACAAAAAGTGAAAGCAATCCACCGATAATGAGAATCACTTTAGCAAATTCAAATGAAGATGTTGGTTGAATAATTTGAAAAATTCTGAGAACACCCATCAACGCAGTTAAACGAAGAGAGCCGGACATCAAAGCTGCAATCGGACTTGGCGCATTGCTGGTAGCATCAATATCGCCGGAATGCATCGGCGCTATTCCTATTTTTGTGCTTAATCCAACAAAGATAAATATGAAACTTGCTTTCAACCAGATTGGATTTAACTGCTTAGCATTTTTAATAAATTCCCAAAAGTATAATTGTTTTCCTTCGAGCATAGAACCTTTGGCTGAAAGAGTTAAAAAGAGGATTCCAATAAATGCAAACGCAATTCCTATTGATACCAAGAAAAGATATTTCCACATTGCTTCCAGTGCTTCTTCGTTGCGGTAAAAATAGATTAGAGGTGCAACACTTAATGTAGTTGCTTCTGCTGCAACCCAATACATTCCGAAATGATTGCTTAACATTGCCGCGGAATTTGCGGTCAAATAAAAATTAAGAAGTACGAAGTATAACTGTTTACTCTTTTCGGCTTGAGGTGTAACCGGTCTTTTCAAGTATGAGAACGAAACGAGAACAACCCAGAAATAAACATTTGAAAGAATCAGAATGAAAAATTTGCTGAGTGAATCAACGCCGAAGAAGAACGGTAAATTTGGATGGTAGTACCCAAGAAAAACGCTCAACGACAAGATTAAATGCAGAATACTAACAGACAGTGAAGCGGTATACTGTAGGCGGAGATTCTTTACTACATAACAGAATAGCGATGCTATCAGCGGCAGCAATATAAAAATGAAAAACTCGAACATCAGTCTTTTAACCTCCCTAGTGCGGTAACTTCAAATCCCTCTAAGGTGGTACTGATTTTATTTAATGCAATGCCCATTAAAAAAACAACTACAAACACATCAAGTAAGGTTCCTAATTCAATCATCATCGGGAGTTCTGAAGCAACGGCAGTTCCGAATAAGAAAATCCCGTTTTCTAAAATTAAAAAGCCGGCTACGTGAACAATTAATTTTTTCCTAAACATTATTATATAGATACCAATTACAATCGCAGAAAATCCGCTTGCAAAAGGAATCACATTCAATTCAGTGCTTTTGGAAAGAATGTTTGAGAAAACAAATATTATAACCATTGTGATAATGACAAGTAGTAAAAATGAAAATTGCTGAATGGTCGGATCTATCACTCTCTTAATATCGAGATCAAGAATAATTTTATTTATGTATCTGGGAATAAGATACACTTTAACAAGCAAGATTGTAGCCGGAAGGATTATTCCAAAAATGGAGAAAGGGTAAATGAACGGAATCACAATTATTACAGACAAGAGCACGCCTTGTATCTGCAAGACGGTTACATATCCTTTTACTCTCGAAGTAATAGCTACATAAAACAGCGATAGACAAAAAAGAATGCTTAACACATTTCCCATATTCAACTCATTTTGTAAAAGTATAGATCAACAAATTCAGTATTCCAATTGCCGTCGCGAATAAAAGGTATTGCGGAATATTCTTCATCTTAAATCGCGATGTTATTGTTTCGACAATTGCCAAAGTTAGAGATAGAATGATACTACCTACTATAAAAATTACTATTCCGAGCACATAACTTTTAGCGCTGAACGGATAGAAAAATGATATCTCAAGAATGGCATAAATAAATAGTTTTATATAACTCGCGTATAAATAAAGGAACAAATCTAATCCGGAATTATCCAGAATCATCACTTCATGAATCATTGTAAGTTCAAGATGTGTATTCGGATCATCAACCGGCATTCGTGAACATTCGGTTATTGCGAGTATGAAGGCGGAGATCGAACATATTATTATAAAAACGATGTACGAAATATTATCTAATCTAATCGAATGATAGATATCATAAATAGAAGTTAGCCCGCTTATAAATGCGACACTTCCGAGAGTGAAAAAGAAAATCGGCTCGGCAAACAGTGCAAATGTCGCTTCACGTGAAGCGCCCATTCCTTCAAATGAACTTCCGATATCCATAGCCGCTAATATTTGGAAGAATCTTGCAAGTCCCAGCGTATATGCGAATAAAATTATATCACCGTTAAAACTGATCAACGGTTTCCAATAACCGATTGGAAGCATCGCGGCTGCAACAATAATCACAATAAAATTTATGAGTGGCGAAATCTGACTTATAAAAGATGAACTCTTTGCGTTGATTGTTTCCTTTTTGAAAAGCCGAAGCAGATCATAATACGGCTGCAAAATTGGAGCGCCAATTCTGCCTGTCAAAATTGCTTTTTGTTTGTTGATAAAACTGGCGAATAAAGGAGCAATTCCGATGATCACAAAAATTGATATTAGTCCTTGTAAAACTTCTATATCCATAAGAATGCTATGAAACAATAAATTATTATTATAACTAAAATGAAAGCGATGTAATACCTAATATCGGTCTGGCTTAGAAATTCTATTTTAGAAATCATTTTTCTCAAAAGATTGTACCCCGGTAGAATCATTTTGCTGTCAACTAAATCAGAGGAGTGACTTTCAAAACTAGATGGCTTGGG is a genomic window containing:
- a CDS encoding proton-conducting transporter membrane subunit: MFEFFIFILLPLIASLFCYVVKNLRLQYTASLSVSILHLILSLSVFLGYYHPNLPFFFGVDSLSKFFILILSNVYFWVVLVSFSYLKRPVTPQAEKSKQLYFVLLNFYLTANSAAMLSNHFGMYWVAAEATTLSVAPLIYFYRNEEALEAMWKYLFLVSIGIAFAFIGILFLTLSAKGSMLEGKQLYFWEFIKNAKQLNPIWLKASFIFIFVGLSTKIGIAPMHSGDIDATSNAPSPIAALMSGSLRLTALMGVLRIFQIIQPTSSFEFAKVILIIGGLLSLFVAFVFMFKVTNYKRMLAYSSVEHLGLITLGIGIGGLAFVGAMYHAIYNSIMKVILFLTAGNIHSKYKTREVSKVSSVLNRMPKTGWLFLLAFLGISGIPPFGIFFSEIKIFEGMLFSNKPALLVLTMFFLLFIFINMGKIIFSMLYKKNNDDNSEAGTEHFDFIHLTVILLLILLTTISVLSPDVIYQNIISITKDFGMNL
- a CDS encoding NADH-quinone oxidoreductase subunit H; this encodes MDIEVLQGLISIFVIIGIAPLFASFINKQKAILTGRIGAPILQPYYDLLRLFKKETINAKSSSFISQISPLINFIVIIVAAAMLPIGYWKPLISFNGDIILFAYTLGLARFFQILAAMDIGSSFEGMGASREATFALFAEPIFFFTLGSVAFISGLTSIYDIYHSIRLDNISYIVFIIICSISAFILAITECSRMPVDDPNTHLELTMIHEVMILDNSGLDLFLYLYASYIKLFIYAILEISFFYPFSAKSYVLGIVIFIVGSIILSLTLAIVETITSRFKMKNIPQYLLFATAIGILNLLIYTFTK